In a genomic window of Bradyrhizobium sp. LLZ17:
- a CDS encoding DUF4167 domain-containing protein: protein MRNGQNKQRMRNRNNNNNSNNNHNRRGQNPMTRVYESNGPDIKIRGTASHIAEKYLQLARDARSSGDPVAAENYYQHAEHYFRLIATAQEQFRQNQQPRGDEPVSSSDDSEDDGENFSNFGQEPGFVPQPPPQPYVREGQREHQRDFQPRDNHPYQRDNQQPREHRERDHRPQPQYQPQPQPQPPNQPQPAIAEAGNVDRLPSFITGPQPQLNGGQSVEGGGAGERFPRRRRRPHAGPRPEREAAPAASGDDLAPSE, encoded by the coding sequence ATGAGAAACGGTCAGAACAAGCAGCGGATGCGCAACCGCAACAACAACAATAACAGCAACAACAATCATAACCGGCGCGGCCAGAACCCGATGACCCGGGTCTACGAATCGAACGGACCCGACATCAAGATCCGCGGTACGGCCTCGCACATCGCCGAGAAATATCTTCAGCTCGCGCGCGATGCACGTTCCTCAGGCGACCCGGTCGCCGCCGAAAACTACTACCAGCATGCCGAGCATTATTTCCGCCTGATCGCGACGGCCCAGGAGCAGTTCCGCCAAAACCAGCAGCCGCGCGGCGACGAGCCCGTCAGCAGCAGCGACGACAGCGAGGACGACGGCGAGAATTTCTCGAATTTCGGCCAGGAGCCGGGCTTCGTGCCGCAACCGCCGCCGCAGCCTTATGTGCGCGAGGGCCAGCGCGAGCACCAGCGCGATTTTCAGCCGCGTGACAACCACCCCTATCAGCGTGACAATCAGCAGCCGCGCGAGCACCGCGAGCGCGACCACCGTCCGCAGCCGCAATACCAGCCTCAGCCGCAGCCCCAACCGCCGAACCAGCCGCAGCCCGCGATCGCCGAGGCCGGCAACGTGGATCGCCTGCCCTCTTTCATCACCGGCCCGCAGCCGCAGTTGAACGGCGGCCAGAGCGTGGAAGGCGGTGGTGCTGGCGAGCGCTTCCCGCGGCGGCGCCGCCGGCCGCATGCCGGCCCGCGCCCCGAGCGCGAGGCAGCGCCGGCCGCTTCCGGCGACGATCTCGCCCCCAGCGAGTGA
- a CDS encoding methyltransferase domain-containing protein has protein sequence MTIDVVDLREFYSRRLGIVARQMINRGIKERWPGAKGQRVLGIGYPTPYLGLFREDAERCIAFMPAAQGVLKWPTGRPALASLVDEFSLPLPDAAVDRILLVHALEMSDDPAALLREIWRVLSPSGRVIAVIPNRRGVWTRSDNTPFGHGRPYSRSQITDLLRQTWFTPTSWGEALFMPPYAGGWVLKSAQMWERAGAALSLPFAGVHIVEATKQVYRAIPAKRERARLIPSLKPVLVPSSTVTRT, from the coding sequence ATGACCATCGATGTCGTCGACCTTCGCGAGTTTTATTCCCGGCGCCTCGGCATCGTGGCGCGGCAAATGATCAATCGCGGCATCAAGGAGCGCTGGCCCGGCGCCAAGGGTCAGCGTGTGCTCGGCATCGGCTATCCCACCCCCTATCTTGGCTTGTTCCGCGAAGACGCGGAGCGCTGCATCGCCTTCATGCCGGCGGCCCAGGGTGTCTTGAAATGGCCGACAGGGCGCCCGGCGCTGGCCTCACTGGTGGATGAATTCTCCCTGCCGTTGCCGGACGCCGCGGTCGACCGCATCCTGCTGGTGCATGCACTGGAGATGTCCGACGATCCGGCGGCGCTGCTCCGCGAGATCTGGCGGGTGCTGTCGCCGTCCGGGCGCGTGATCGCGGTGATTCCGAACCGGCGCGGGGTGTGGACCCGCAGCGACAACACGCCATTTGGCCACGGTCGGCCCTATTCGCGTTCGCAGATCACGGACTTGTTGCGCCAGACCTGGTTCACGCCGACCTCGTGGGGCGAGGCGCTGTTCATGCCGCCTTACGCCGGTGGCTGGGTGCTCAAATCGGCGCAGATGTGGGAGCGCGCCGGTGCGGCGCTGTCGCTGCCCTTTGCCGGCGTCCACATCGTCGAGGCCACCAAGCAGGTCTATCGGGCGATCCCCGCCAAGCGCGAGCGGGCGCGGCTGATTCCGTCGTTGAAGCCGGTTCTGGTGCCGTCCTCGACCGTGACACGCACATAA
- a CDS encoding MarR family winged helix-turn-helix transcriptional regulator has product MAEAKRPQRSKAAASARRPSKRTMRDADYTALAQFRYQIRSFLAFSEAAAAQQGLTPTQHQALLGIKGFAGPGPSTVGDVARFLLIRHHSAVELINRLAKLGLVSRLADPEDARRVHLRLTKKGEQKLHALSRKNLEELRRAASPALSRLLKSFREFKEL; this is encoded by the coding sequence ATGGCGGAGGCGAAGAGGCCACAGCGATCCAAGGCGGCAGCGTCCGCTCGCCGTCCGAGCAAGCGCACGATGCGCGACGCCGATTACACCGCACTGGCGCAGTTTCGCTACCAGATCCGGAGCTTTCTGGCGTTCAGCGAGGCAGCCGCCGCGCAGCAGGGATTGACGCCGACGCAGCATCAGGCGCTGCTCGGCATCAAGGGTTTTGCTGGTCCGGGCCCCTCGACCGTCGGCGATGTCGCACGGTTCCTGCTGATCCGGCATCATTCGGCGGTCGAGTTGATCAACCGTCTCGCAAAGCTCGGCTTGGTCAGCCGGCTTGCCGATCCCGAGGACGCCAGGCGCGTTCATCTCAGGCTGACGAAGAAGGGAGAGCAGAAGCTCCACGCGCTCTCGCGGAAAAACCTCGAGGAGCTTCGCCGCGCCGCGAGTCCGGCGCTCAGCCGGTTGCTGAAGTCGTTTCGAGAGTTCAAGGAGCTGTGA
- the gloB gene encoding hydroxyacylglutathione hydrolase, which produces MAAEIRTFNCLNDNFGYLIHDLETGATASIDAPEAGPILDALEHEGWQLTDILITHHHGDHVGGVAELKQKYNCRVVAPHDKTTRIANVDLRVANADVVKIGNLLARVLETPGHTLDHISYVFDTEKTLFAADTLFSIGCGRVFEGNYPMMWDSLLKLRALPDDFMLYCGHEYTASNVKFALTVEPDNAALQARAAEVAKLRAENKPTIPSLLGDEKRANVFLRADEPSVAARLHMKGADAATVFGELRERKNKS; this is translated from the coding sequence ATGGCCGCCGAAATTCGTACTTTCAACTGTTTAAACGACAATTTCGGTTATCTGATCCACGATCTGGAAACCGGCGCGACGGCGTCGATCGACGCGCCCGAGGCCGGTCCCATCCTTGACGCTCTGGAGCACGAGGGCTGGCAGCTCACCGACATCCTGATCACCCATCATCACGGCGATCATGTCGGAGGCGTCGCCGAACTCAAGCAGAAATACAATTGCCGCGTCGTCGCGCCGCATGACAAGACGACCAGGATTGCGAACGTCGACTTGCGCGTCGCCAACGCCGACGTGGTCAAGATCGGAAACCTGCTGGCCCGCGTGCTGGAGACGCCCGGCCATACGCTCGACCACATCTCCTACGTGTTCGACACCGAAAAGACGCTGTTCGCCGCCGACACGCTGTTCTCGATCGGCTGCGGCCGCGTGTTCGAGGGCAATTATCCGATGATGTGGGACTCGCTTCTCAAGCTGCGCGCCCTGCCCGACGACTTCATGCTCTATTGCGGCCACGAATACACCGCGTCCAACGTCAAGTTCGCGCTCACCGTCGAGCCCGACAATGCGGCGCTCCAGGCGCGCGCGGCGGAGGTGGCGAAGCTTCGGGCAGAGAACAAGCCGACGATTCCCTCGCTGCTTGGTGACGAGAAGCGAGCAAATGTGTTCCTGCGCGCTGATGAACCCTCGGTCGCGGCCAGGCTGCACATGAAGGGCGCGGATGCCGCCACGGTGTTCGGCGAATTGCGCGAGCGCAAGAACAAGTCCTGA
- a CDS encoding ABC transporter ATP-binding protein has protein sequence MSLIEVNGLNSYYGDSHILFDVAMHVEQHEVVALLGRNGAGKSTTLKSLMGVVTPRSGTVKFDGIDIAGRRSHKIAQAGMQLVHEERRIFGSLSVEENIVIAGITAPKRWPLARIYEMFPRLKERRNNRGTELSGGEQQMLAIARALVRDPKIILLDEPFEGLAPVIVHDLIKACRELAAAGQTIVLVEQNLAATLALASRIYIINNGHIVHEGPAQELKAQPELLQRYLGV, from the coding sequence ATGAGCCTGATCGAGGTCAACGGCCTGAACAGCTATTACGGGGACTCCCACATCCTGTTCGACGTCGCCATGCACGTCGAACAGCACGAGGTGGTCGCGCTGCTCGGCCGCAACGGCGCCGGCAAGAGCACGACGCTGAAGAGCCTGATGGGCGTCGTCACGCCGCGCAGCGGTACCGTGAAATTCGACGGCATCGATATCGCCGGACGCAGGAGCCACAAGATCGCTCAGGCCGGGATGCAGCTGGTGCACGAGGAGCGCCGCATCTTCGGCAGCCTGTCGGTCGAGGAGAACATCGTCATCGCCGGGATCACCGCGCCGAAACGCTGGCCGCTCGCGCGCATCTACGAGATGTTTCCGCGATTGAAGGAGCGTCGCAACAACCGTGGCACCGAGCTCTCCGGCGGCGAGCAGCAGATGCTCGCGATCGCCCGGGCGCTGGTGCGCGATCCCAAGATCATCCTGCTGGACGAACCCTTTGAAGGGTTGGCACCCGTCATCGTCCATGACCTCATCAAGGCCTGCCGCGAGCTCGCGGCCGCCGGCCAGACCATCGTGCTGGTCGAGCAGAACCTCGCGGCGACGCTTGCGCTGGCAAGCCGCATCTACATCATCAACAATGGCCACATCGTGCACGAGGGCCCGGCGCAAGAACTCAAGGCTCAGCCGGAACTGCTGCAGCGTTATCTCGGCGTCTAG
- the prmC gene encoding peptide chain release factor N(5)-glutamine methyltransferase, protein MVPLADSGSGSSIESARRALAARLQSAGIEEAALDARLLVGAALGLDLTAMVMQAGRRLTPEEVVRVEGYAERRLAHEPVARIVGAREFWGLPFRLSEATLVPRPDTETVVELALELFRELTISGRRPRIADIGTGSGAILLALLHEIPDAFGVGTDLSLSALDTARGNAAALGLADRAAFVACSYATALSGPFDLIVSNPPYIPSAEIPKLSIEVRAHDPHLALDGGNDGYDAYRALMPQAAERLAPGGALIVEAGQGQARNIETLMAAAALVVDRPPKADLAGIPRAVSARKMPP, encoded by the coding sequence ATGGTTCCATTGGCAGATTCCGGGTCCGGATCCAGCATCGAGAGTGCGCGGCGTGCGCTTGCGGCACGGCTGCAATCGGCCGGCATCGAAGAAGCCGCGCTCGATGCGCGCCTGCTGGTCGGCGCCGCGCTGGGCCTCGATCTGACCGCGATGGTCATGCAGGCGGGACGACGGCTCACGCCCGAGGAGGTCGTGCGGGTCGAGGGATATGCGGAGCGCCGGCTCGCGCATGAGCCGGTCGCGCGCATTGTCGGCGCGAGGGAATTCTGGGGCCTGCCGTTTCGCTTGTCCGAAGCGACGCTGGTGCCGCGCCCCGACACCGAGACGGTGGTCGAACTGGCGCTCGAGCTTTTCCGCGAGCTCACCATATCGGGACGGCGCCCGCGCATCGCCGACATCGGCACCGGGTCCGGAGCGATCCTGCTCGCGCTGCTGCACGAAATTCCAGACGCCTTCGGGGTCGGCACAGATCTCAGCCTCTCCGCGCTCGACACCGCCAGGGGCAATGCCGCGGCTCTCGGTCTTGCCGACCGCGCGGCCTTCGTCGCCTGCTCCTATGCGACCGCGCTTTCGGGCCCGTTCGATCTCATCGTGTCGAATCCACCCTACATTCCTTCGGCTGAAATTCCGAAATTGAGCATCGAAGTCCGCGCGCACGATCCCCATCTGGCGCTCGATGGCGGCAACGACGGATACGACGCCTACCGCGCCTTGATGCCCCAGGCGGCCGAGCGCCTCGCCCCCGGCGGAGCGCTGATCGTCGAGGCAGGCCAGGGCCAGGCGCGAAACATTGAAACCTTGATGGCCGCCGCCGCGTTGGTGGTGGACAGGCCGCCCAAGGCCGATCTGGCGGGAATCCCGAGGGCCGTTTCGGCCCGAAAAATGCCCCCATAA
- a CDS encoding flavin reductase family protein, protein MHGTFDPPAIQIDPAILYFGTPVVLIGSTNEDGSSNLAPMSSAWWVGWRGMLGLARNSKTTENMIRTGECVLNLPSADLVAAVDRLARTTGSDPVPPGKLHRGYRHEKDKFGLSGLTALPGETVGAPRAAECPVQLEAKVAHVHEMAQDDAVWRGHLAAIEVRITRVHAHPDIMMEGASNRIDPDKWRPLILSFQEFYSLTPQRLQRSELGQIPETMYRPPGWQPAP, encoded by the coding sequence ATGCACGGAACATTTGACCCGCCAGCAATTCAGATAGACCCGGCCATTTTGTATTTCGGAACGCCCGTCGTTTTGATTGGCTCAACCAACGAAGACGGCTCCTCCAATCTCGCGCCAATGTCGTCGGCATGGTGGGTGGGATGGCGCGGCATGCTCGGGCTCGCGCGCAATTCCAAGACCACGGAGAACATGATTCGCACCGGGGAATGCGTGCTCAACCTGCCGTCCGCGGACCTCGTCGCTGCCGTCGACCGCCTCGCCCGCACCACAGGCTCGGATCCGGTGCCGCCGGGAAAGCTCCATCGCGGTTACCGGCACGAGAAGGACAAGTTCGGTCTTAGCGGATTGACGGCGCTACCGGGCGAGACGGTCGGCGCGCCACGCGCCGCCGAGTGTCCGGTGCAGCTGGAAGCAAAGGTCGCGCATGTGCATGAGATGGCGCAGGACGACGCCGTCTGGCGTGGTCATCTCGCCGCAATCGAGGTCCGTATCACGCGGGTCCATGCGCATCCCGACATTATGATGGAAGGAGCGAGCAATCGCATCGATCCCGACAAATGGCGGCCACTGATCCTGAGCTTCCAGGAATTTTACAGCCTGACGCCGCAGCGATTGCAGCGCTCCGAGCTCGGGCAGATTCCGGAAACGATGTATCGACCGCCCGGCTGGCAGCCGGCGCCTTAG
- the prfA gene encoding peptide chain release factor 1, with protein sequence MSSLPEAKLDVLLAHHASLEAESLGQLSSERYVQITRELAEIGPLIEAVKAYRSAAKELADTEALIADPATDAEMRGMAEAERDELRPKIEDLVQKIRVALLPKDAMDDRNVVLEIRAGTGGDEASLFAGDLFRMYERFASLQGWKVEVISASEGTVGGYKEIIAEVQGRGAFSKLKFESGVHRVQRVPDTETQGRIHTSAATVAVMPEVEEVDVEVKNDDLRIETMRAGGAGGQHVNKTESAIRITHIPTGIVVMMQDSRSQHKNRASAMNILRSRIYDAEQQRLDAARSAERKEKVGSGDRSERIRTYNFPQGRVTDHRINLTLYKLPQVIAGEALGELIDALTTEHQAAQLAAQGAAA encoded by the coding sequence ATGTCGTCACTCCCCGAAGCCAAACTGGATGTCCTGCTCGCCCATCACGCCTCCCTCGAGGCCGAATCGCTCGGCCAGCTCTCCTCCGAGCGTTATGTGCAGATCACACGCGAGCTCGCCGAGATCGGTCCGCTGATCGAGGCGGTCAAGGCTTATCGTTCTGCCGCCAAGGAGCTCGCGGATACCGAGGCGCTGATCGCCGATCCCGCCACGGACGCTGAGATGCGCGGCATGGCGGAGGCCGAGCGCGACGAGCTACGTCCGAAGATCGAGGATCTGGTCCAGAAGATCCGGGTCGCGCTGTTGCCCAAGGATGCCATGGACGACCGCAACGTGGTGCTGGAAATTCGCGCCGGCACCGGCGGCGACGAGGCTTCGCTGTTCGCCGGCGATTTGTTCCGGATGTACGAGCGCTTTGCGAGCTTGCAGGGCTGGAAGGTCGAGGTGATCTCGGCGAGCGAGGGCACGGTCGGCGGCTACAAGGAAATCATCGCGGAGGTTCAGGGTCGCGGCGCCTTCTCGAAGCTGAAGTTCGAGTCCGGCGTGCATCGGGTGCAACGCGTGCCCGACACCGAGACCCAGGGGCGCATTCACACGTCCGCAGCTACCGTCGCCGTGATGCCGGAGGTCGAGGAGGTCGACGTCGAGGTCAAGAACGACGATTTGCGCATCGAGACCATGCGCGCGGGAGGCGCCGGCGGGCAGCACGTCAACAAGACCGAATCGGCGATCCGCATCACGCACATCCCGACCGGCATCGTGGTGATGATGCAGGACAGCCGCTCGCAGCACAAGAATCGCGCGTCCGCCATGAACATCCTGCGTTCGCGCATCTACGACGCCGAGCAACAGCGGCTCGACGCGGCGCGCTCGGCCGAGCGCAAGGAAAAGGTCGGGTCCGGCGACCGCAGCGAGCGCATCCGCACCTATAATTTCCCGCAAGGACGCGTCACCGACCACCGCATCAATCTGACGCTCTACAAGCTGCCGCAAGTGATCGCGGGCGAAGCGCTGGGCGAGCTGATCGACGCGCTGACCACCGAGCACCAGGCCGCGCAACTCGCCGCGCAAGGCGCGGCGGCGTGA
- a CDS encoding HIT domain-containing protein, with amino-acid sequence MTAYDDQNVFAKILRGEIPCLEVFRDNRSLAFLDIMPRSPGHTLVIPRAPARGILDVAEDDLAAVARTAKRVAIAAMKAFDAEGIILQQFSEPASGQVVLHLHMHVMPVKAGVELLPAQTRREDPAVLADHARRLIAAIGG; translated from the coding sequence ATGACGGCCTATGACGATCAGAATGTCTTCGCGAAAATCCTGCGCGGCGAGATTCCCTGCCTCGAGGTGTTCAGGGACAACCGCAGCCTCGCTTTCCTGGACATCATGCCGCGCTCGCCCGGGCACACGCTGGTGATCCCCAGGGCGCCGGCGCGCGGCATCCTTGACGTCGCGGAGGACGATCTCGCCGCTGTGGCCCGAACCGCCAAACGGGTTGCGATCGCGGCAATGAAGGCTTTCGATGCCGAGGGCATCATCCTCCAGCAGTTCAGCGAGCCGGCCAGCGGGCAGGTGGTCTTGCACCTGCACATGCACGTCATGCCGGTCAAGGCTGGTGTCGAACTGCTGCCGGCGCAGACGCGCAGAGAGGATCCCGCCGTGCTCGCCGACCACGCCAGGCGCCTGATCGCGGCGATCGGCGGCTGA
- a CDS encoding ATP-binding cassette domain-containing protein has translation MLKQRPFLIEILTAAGLIVAPFVLPHLGFAPNTVNRILVWGLFGLGFDILFGFTGLLSFGQSAFYGTGGFVAAYLLTRAGFSNVLGALVIGMIAAAATGYLVGLVALRRTGIYFAMITVAIAEVFFFVEFNPLSDFTGGENGLPGVPMPSFNLGFTAIHFTDGWSLYQFIALCYFIGVVIALRIVRSPVGAIFSAIRDNPLRATAVGHNIHGYKLTAFVIAAAYAGFAGGLLGVLQAFMPPDAFTFDTSGQLVMQTAIGGRGTLFGPLVGAAVWLFLQDFLQGAVGLGAAWKLVLGIVFVLLVCFLRGGIVGGLVDLYHFVFGKRSRPDTEPDQQSAHVEGAQQSLPAPMQAKQIENPAFSGPILKASGLTKRYGGLLANSNIDFSVNQGELRGIIGPNGAGKSTFFKMLTCEIAPSSGRITFEGRDITGLKITDVCQLGLTKSYQVNQLFTGLTVRQNLTIAALAELRGKFRLDLFRKLSSVKGLSEQVEHTLALVNLTGRADTEVAELAYGEKRRLEIGLALATSPRLLLLDEPLAGMSPRERVETVKLLKSIARGRTMIIIDHDMDSLFELVERVTVLQEGRVLLDGTPEEIRTNAAVQEAYLGGVHGEIAA, from the coding sequence ATGCTCAAGCAACGCCCGTTCCTGATCGAGATCCTGACCGCGGCCGGGCTGATCGTAGCTCCCTTCGTGCTGCCTCATCTCGGCTTCGCACCGAACACCGTGAACCGAATCCTGGTCTGGGGCCTATTCGGGCTCGGCTTCGACATTCTGTTCGGCTTCACCGGGCTGCTGTCGTTCGGCCAATCCGCCTTCTACGGCACCGGCGGCTTCGTCGCGGCCTATCTGCTGACCCGCGCCGGGTTCAGCAATGTGCTGGGCGCGCTGGTCATCGGCATGATCGCTGCGGCTGCGACCGGCTATCTGGTCGGGCTGGTCGCGCTGCGCCGGACCGGCATCTACTTTGCCATGATCACGGTCGCCATCGCGGAGGTGTTCTTCTTCGTCGAGTTCAATCCGCTCTCCGACTTCACCGGCGGCGAGAACGGCCTGCCGGGTGTTCCGATGCCGAGCTTCAATCTCGGCTTCACCGCGATCCACTTCACCGACGGCTGGTCGCTCTATCAGTTCATTGCCCTTTGTTATTTCATCGGTGTCGTGATCGCGCTCAGGATCGTTCGCTCGCCGGTCGGCGCCATCTTCAGCGCGATCCGCGACAACCCGCTGCGCGCCACCGCGGTCGGCCACAATATCCACGGCTACAAGCTGACCGCCTTCGTGATCGCCGCGGCCTATGCTGGATTCGCCGGCGGCCTTCTCGGCGTGCTCCAGGCCTTCATGCCGCCCGATGCTTTCACCTTCGACACCTCCGGCCAGCTCGTGATGCAGACCGCGATCGGCGGCAGAGGCACACTATTCGGCCCGCTGGTCGGCGCCGCTGTCTGGCTCTTCCTCCAGGACTTCCTCCAGGGAGCGGTGGGCCTGGGAGCGGCCTGGAAGCTCGTGCTGGGCATCGTATTCGTGCTGCTGGTCTGTTTCCTGCGTGGCGGCATCGTCGGCGGTCTCGTGGACCTCTATCACTTTGTGTTCGGCAAGCGGTCGCGGCCGGATACGGAGCCGGACCAACAGAGCGCCCACGTCGAGGGCGCCCAGCAATCCCTCCCGGCCCCGATGCAAGCGAAGCAGATCGAAAACCCCGCCTTCTCCGGACCGATCCTGAAAGCCAGCGGCCTCACCAAACGTTATGGCGGCCTCCTCGCCAACAGCAACATCGACTTCAGCGTCAACCAGGGCGAGCTGCGCGGCATCATCGGCCCCAATGGCGCCGGCAAATCGACCTTCTTCAAGATGCTGACCTGTGAGATCGCGCCAAGCTCCGGCCGAATCACATTCGAGGGGCGCGACATCACCGGATTGAAGATCACCGACGTCTGCCAGCTCGGGCTCACCAAGAGCTACCAGGTCAACCAGCTCTTCACCGGACTGACGGTGCGGCAGAACCTCACAATCGCCGCGCTCGCCGAGTTGCGCGGAAAGTTCCGGCTCGATCTGTTCCGCAAGCTCTCCAGTGTCAAAGGCCTGTCGGAGCAGGTGGAGCACACGCTTGCGCTGGTCAACCTGACCGGCCGCGCCGACACCGAAGTCGCAGAGCTCGCCTATGGCGAAAAGCGGCGGCTGGAGATCGGGCTCGCGCTCGCCACCTCGCCCCGCCTGCTCCTGCTCGACGAACCGCTCGCCGGCATGAGTCCGCGCGAACGGGTCGAGACCGTCAAGCTGCTCAAATCAATCGCCCGCGGCCGCACCATGATCATCATCGACCACGACATGGATTCGCTGTTCGAGCTGGTCGAGCGCGTCACGGTGCTCCAGGAGGGTCGGGTCCTGCTCGACGGCACGCCGGAGGAGATCAGGACCAACGCCGCGGTGCAGGAAGCCTACCTCGGCGGCGTGCATGGAGAGATCGCCGCATGA
- a CDS encoding cupin domain-containing protein gives MPTAAEIIARLELRPHPEGGHYRETFRDQATDANGRSRSTLIYFLLARGERSHWHRIDAAEIWHYYAGSPLALRIAHDGCSQHEVRLGTDLINGERPQAIVPADAWQMAETTGEWTLLGCTVAPAFEFAKFELAPKGWEP, from the coding sequence ATGCCGACCGCAGCCGAGATCATCGCACGTCTCGAACTCCGCCCGCATCCCGAGGGCGGACATTACCGCGAGACTTTTCGCGACCAGGCTACCGACGCCAACGGCCGTTCGCGCTCGACCCTGATCTATTTCCTGCTCGCCCGTGGCGAGCGCTCGCACTGGCATCGCATCGATGCGGCCGAGATCTGGCACTACTACGCCGGAAGCCCGCTTGCGCTGCGCATCGCGCACGATGGCTGTTCGCAGCACGAGGTGCGCCTCGGCACCGATCTCATCAACGGCGAACGGCCGCAGGCGATTGTTCCGGCCGATGCCTGGCAAATGGCGGAGACGACCGGCGAATGGACGCTGCTCGGCTGCACCGTGGCGCCCGCATTCGAGTTCGCAAAATTCGAGCTCGCGCCGAAGGGCTGGGAGCCGTAA
- a CDS encoding branched-chain amino acid ABC transporter permease has product MISWPNLVSQLFNGLALGALLALISSGLTIIYGTLGVLNLAHGAMFMIGGYAGFVAFQYTDSFILAVLAGSLFVMLLGVLIERIIIRHFYHRPHEDQLLVTFGLGICFVETVRLIFSSQSLVVPPPALFQGITNLGFMFYPTYRLALVGIVAIALGALFLVLYRTRLGMIVRAGIEDSVMVDSLGINVYRVFMVVFGIGAMAAGFAGIVNAPVVSLTPGVGDDILVETFVVVVIGGVGSFPGAILGGLIAGEIISVTSMFNPGYAYVMLFAAMTLVLVVRPHGLLGVQGRE; this is encoded by the coding sequence ATGATTAGTTGGCCCAATCTCGTTTCGCAGCTGTTCAACGGCCTCGCGCTCGGCGCGTTGCTTGCGCTGATCAGCTCCGGCCTGACGATCATCTACGGTACGCTCGGCGTGCTGAACCTTGCGCATGGCGCGATGTTCATGATCGGTGGCTATGCCGGCTTCGTGGCCTTCCAGTACACAGACTCGTTCATTCTCGCGGTCCTCGCCGGCTCGCTGTTCGTGATGCTGCTGGGCGTTCTGATCGAACGAATCATTATCCGTCATTTCTACCACCGTCCGCACGAAGACCAGTTGCTCGTCACCTTCGGACTCGGCATCTGCTTCGTCGAGACCGTGCGCCTGATCTTCTCGAGCCAGTCGCTGGTCGTGCCACCCCCGGCGCTGTTCCAGGGCATCACCAATCTTGGCTTCATGTTCTACCCGACCTACCGCCTCGCGCTGGTCGGCATCGTCGCGATCGCGCTGGGCGCGCTGTTCCTCGTCCTCTACCGCACCCGGCTCGGCATGATCGTGCGCGCCGGCATCGAGGACTCCGTGATGGTGGATTCGCTCGGTATCAACGTCTATCGCGTCTTCATGGTGGTGTTCGGCATCGGCGCCATGGCCGCCGGGTTCGCCGGTATCGTCAACGCGCCGGTGGTGTCGCTGACGCCGGGTGTCGGCGACGACATCCTCGTCGAAACCTTCGTGGTGGTGGTGATCGGCGGCGTCGGCTCGTTCCCGGGCGCCATCCTCGGCGGCCTGATCGCCGGCGAGATCATCAGCGTCACCTCCATGTTCAACCCCGGCTATGCCTATGTGATGCTGTTTGCGGCCATGACGCTCGTACTGGTGGTACGTCCGCACGGCCTGCTCGGCGTCCAGGGCCGCGAATAA